A window from Deltaproteobacteria bacterium encodes these proteins:
- a CDS encoding DUF3427 domain-containing protein, with product MPKVLRGWFGPDAGKSGTNFLVACEPTEDGVRLTPKTRPAETKGPERWKRYSREQIPPLFGLEFSEAIWNAGFVSTPKHLFLLVTLEKAQMLEGHKYADHFLSADAFEWQSQNRTTQASKHGQLIREHVAKGIEVELFVRAEKKIRSEAAPFLYCGPVTFESWKGEKPITVRWKLGEPVPEGMRAELGVQPAPPRAR from the coding sequence CTGCCCAAGGTGCTGCGCGGCTGGTTCGGCCCCGACGCGGGCAAGAGCGGGACCAACTTCCTCGTGGCCTGCGAGCCCACCGAGGACGGCGTGCGGCTGACGCCGAAGACGCGCCCGGCGGAGACGAAGGGCCCCGAGCGCTGGAAGCGCTACTCGCGCGAGCAGATCCCGCCGCTCTTCGGGCTGGAGTTCTCGGAGGCCATCTGGAACGCGGGCTTCGTCTCGACGCCGAAGCACCTCTTCCTGCTGGTGACGCTGGAGAAGGCGCAGATGCTGGAGGGCCACAAGTACGCGGACCACTTCCTGTCGGCGGACGCGTTCGAGTGGCAGAGCCAGAACCGAACGACGCAGGCCAGCAAGCACGGCCAGCTCATTCGCGAGCACGTGGCGAAGGGCATCGAGGTGGAGCTCTTCGTGCGCGCGGAGAAGAAGATCCGCAGCGAGGCCGCGCCGTTCCTCTACTGCGGCCCGGTGACGTTCGAGAGCTGGAAGGGCGAGAAGCCGATCACTGTGCGGTGGAAGCTCGGTGAGCCGGTGCCGGAGGGGATGCGCGCGGAGTTGGGCGTGCAGCCGGCGCCCCCACGTGCGCGGTAG
- a CDS encoding type II toxin-antitoxin system RelE/ParE family toxin: MSLVVNTAWRYACLVIQAFGDKATEDIFNGINSREARRIPRTVWPVVQRKLDMLNAATDLRDLTSPPGNRLEALRGNLAGKHSIRVNDQYRIVFRWMNGNAYDVVVTDYH, encoded by the coding sequence ATGTCGCTTGTCGTTAATACCGCCTGGCGTTATGCTTGTCTGGTGATACAGGCGTTCGGCGACAAGGCGACAGAAGACATCTTCAACGGAATCAACTCGCGCGAGGCGAGAAGGATCCCGCGGACTGTCTGGCCGGTGGTTCAACGCAAGCTCGATATGCTCAACGCGGCGACCGATCTGCGCGACCTGACGTCGCCGCCGGGAAACCGCCTGGAAGCTTTGCGAGGCAACCTGGCGGGCAAGCACTCGATCCGGGTCAACGACCAGTACCGGATCGTCTTCAGATGGATGAACGGCAATGCGTACGATGTCGTGGTGACCGATTACCACTGA
- a CDS encoding HigA family addiction module antidote protein, translating into MLPKNRPPTHPGEVLNEEFLAPKKMTQAQLASALGVSVQTVNLLVNGKRSITAETALGLARVFKTTPLFWMNLQALFDLWHAARAINAHA; encoded by the coding sequence ATGCTCCCGAAGAATCGACCCCCGACGCACCCGGGTGAGGTGTTGAACGAGGAGTTTCTGGCTCCGAAGAAGATGACCCAGGCGCAGCTCGCCAGCGCCCTGGGCGTATCGGTGCAGACCGTGAACCTCCTGGTGAATGGCAAGCGCTCGATCACCGCCGAGACCGCTCTGGGACTGGCGCGCGTCTTCAAGACCACGCCGCTGTTTTGGATGAACCTCCAGGCGCTCTTCGACCTGTGGCACGCTGCGCGCGCCATCAACGCGCACGCGTAG